The proteins below come from a single Oncorhynchus gorbuscha isolate QuinsamMale2020 ecotype Even-year linkage group LG12, OgorEven_v1.0, whole genome shotgun sequence genomic window:
- the neurod6a gene encoding neurogenic differentiation factor 6-A: protein MLTLPFDEPAMRPGTGTQFGANFPLDCVREIKVSKQEPFLKAADTISQSHIKTTEDELESERDEDEREELGQEDEDVDGLPGRRRGPRKKKMTKGRVDRVKIRRQEANARERSRMHGLNDALDCLRKVVPCYSKTQKLSKIETLRLAKNYIWALSEILSTGKRPDLLAFVQALCKGLSQPTTNLVAGCLQLNARNVITDHNGETSFTGRSPFDAMYPAPYHSSTEAVASSGHGSSTMDSAKPFRPFSSYCSAYESFYESTSPECSSPQFDSGALSPPINFNGIFSLKHEEPADYGKSCHYGMRYCAAVAGRNSLGQNSMSRGSSDIRDIHVPYDIHLRSQFYPMQEELNTPFHN, encoded by the coding sequence ATGTTGACCTTACCGTTTGATGAGCCAGCAATGAGGCCAGGGACCGGGACCCAGTTTGGGGCCAACTTCCCTCTAGACTGCGTGCGCGAGATCAAGGTCAGTAAACAAGAACCTTTCCTAAAAGCAGCCGATACCATCTCCCAGAGCCACATCAAAACCACGGAGGATGAGTTAGAGTCGGAAAGGGatgaggacgagagagaggagctaggcCAAGAAGACGAGGACGTGGACGGTTTaccaggaaggaggagaggccCACGTAAAAAGAAGATGACCAAGGGGCGCGTGGACAGGGTGAAAATTCGGCGCCAGGAGGCCAACGCGCGCGAGCGGAGCAGGATGCACGGGCTGAACGACGCGCTGGACTGCCTGCGCAAAGTCGTGCCCTGCTACTCCAAGACGCAGAAGCTGTCCAAGATTGAGACTCTCCGACTGGCCAAGAACTACATCTGGGCGCTGTCGGAGATCCTCAGCACCGGCAAGAGACCAGACCTATTGGCATTTGTCCAGGCGCTCTGCAAGGGACTGTCTCAGCCAACCACCAACTTAGTGGCGGGCTGTCTCCAGCTCAATGCCAGAAATGTCATCACGGACCACAACGGAGAGACATCTTTCACTGGTAGGTCCCCGTTCGACGCTATGTACCCTGCGCCTTATCACAGTTCCACCGAGGCTGTAGCGTCTTCAGGCCACGGCagcagcaccatggacagcgccAAACCTTTCAGACCATTTAGCTCCTACTGCAGTGCCTACGAGTCCTTCTACGAGAGCACGTCCCCAGAATGTTCGAGCCCTCAATTCGACAGTGGTGCTCTGAGCCCTCCAATCAACTTTAACGGGATATTCTCCCTAAAGCACGAGGAGCCAGCGGACTATGGAAAGAGCTGTCATTACGGTATGCGGTACTGCGCAGCGGTGGCGGGTCGCAACTCCCTCGGTCAGAACTCAATGTCACGGGGGTCCTCTGACATCCGGGATATCCATGTCCCCTATGACATCCACCTCCGCAGCCAGTTCTACCCAATGCAGGAGGAACTAAACACGCCCTTTCATAATTGA